CCCGAAACCTCCGCATGGTGGGACTTCTTTTTCTGGCCATAATGGCGCTCGAGAAATATTATTTCATACTAAGATTGAAGATGGTTTCCTATTTTCGAACTTTGTTTCTAGAAGCTTATGGAAAGAGTTTCGAGATATGCTGAAAATGTTAAAACCAAACGTTATTCATTTACACCATTATGTAACATTAGGAATTGAAATAATCGAGGAGATTAAGAGAACACTCCCCGATGCCAAGATTATCTTAACTTTGCATGAGTACTTAGCTATTTGTCATAATAAAGGACTGATGGTAAAAACTAACGGTGACTTGTGTTATCAATCTAGTCCAAGAAACTGTGCCGATTGTTTTGTTGAGAAGAGTCCCGCAGATTTTTTTCTTCGAGAGAAGTATATAAAGCGGCTTTTCGAAAACGTTCACACATTTATTTCGCCTTCTTATTTCCTCAAAGCTCGTTATGTGGAATGGGGGATCGAGGAAAGTAGAATTTGTGTTATTGAAAACGGACAACCAGTGAGTTCCAACATAGAGCCCTCTTTTAAAGAAGATTCAAAAAAGGTGAGGTTTGCATTTTTTGGTCAACTTAATCCTAATAAAGGAATTGAGTTGCTGCTTCAAGCAGTAAACTTATTGCCGTTAAGTGTCAAAGAGAATATGACACTTGAAATTCACGGCGCAAATTTGACATTACAATCTAGTGTTTTTCAAGACAAAATTAGCCAGTTACTGGACGAGCTTAGTGACATTGTTTTCAATCAAGGTCCATACGAGCAATCTGAGTTGCCTCTGCTTTTATCTAAAGTCGATTGGGTTGTGGTGCCATCTAATTGGTGGGAAAACTCGCCAATGGTTATTCAAGAAGCGTTTCAGCAAAAAGTGCCCGTCATTGCAAGTAATATTGGGGGAATGGCTGAAAAAGTTACTCATGGTAAAGATGGTTTACATTTCCAAGCTAGGAGTGTTGTAGATTTGTCTCAAACAATTATATTTGCTATTAAAAACCCTCTGATAAGAAAACGTTTAGTTAATTCTATCGAAACGCCGTTGAGCATTAAGGGGATAGTTGATAAGCATATAGAGCTATATGCTTAGTCGTTATACTTTGCATCTGCAATAACTATTGCCCTAACTTTAGCTAAGTTAATAGTGTAAGGCGCAAGTGGTTGATTTTAATTCTAAACGCATTTTTATTAGAGAAATATCTTGGAAAAAAATATATTCATTCATGTCGGGCCGCCAAAAACAGGAACGTCAGCAGTACAAAAGTGGTTTAGTGAAAATGTGAGAGAGCTCCAGAATCTGGGCGTTTTTTACCCTAGTCATGAGGTTGATCAAAATGGTGTGAGTTCTGGAAACGTCCGCACTATATACGATATTAACAGTGAGAAGAAGATCGAGTTAAACTTGGAAAAGTTAAATTCGTTAATAGAAAAATTTGAAAATAGCCAATACCACACGCTTCTCCTTTCATCTGAATTTTTTTTTAGAGGAATGCTTGAGCTTAAGAAATACATCCCTAAAGCTAAGTTTATTGCATATATCAGAAACCCGATGGAAATCAAAGAGTCGAGCTATAATCAATCTGTTAAGCGCCATTTTCAACAGCGAGTATTAAATGCTGGTCGAAGTCAGCGCCTTCCATATATGGATAGGCTTGTAAGTTATGTTGAAGCCAATAGTGGGGATGATTTAACTATTCGTTTATATGGCAAACAATATTTTGAAAATGCTAATATAGTGAGTGATGTACTGAGTCTGCTTGGGATTAATTTGGATGTTGATTTGCCATTTGTTAACAACTCTTATCAATTTGAAGCGCTAGAATTTAAACGTTGGTTCAACCAATTTGAGTTAGAACAATACCAAGTTATAGTTGATAGAACGTTGCAAGCTTATAATGAGGGATGTAGTCGCTATTCACTTATTCCGACTCAACAATATATAGAGGACAGTCGTTATTATTCTCAGTTGATTGAGAGATACGCTTTAGAGTTGAAGACTAATGATTTACTGCCTTTAGTAGAAGATATGCAAGATGCCTCGCCGACCCCTTATTTAAAACAAGAGTTAACACAAGATGCTTTTCTATCTGTGTGTCACTTTCTTCAAGAAACACTCAAGGTTGACTATTATCTGTTGACACGACATGTAGGGAAGATAAAAAAGACAAAGGACGATAGGTTTTACGAACTGTTTGTTAGTTCTTATGAGCAAAAATATAAATTTTTATTTATAGTTTCTTTGTTTCGAATGAAAGTGAAAAGTGCTTTAAATTTGTTAAAACGTAAAGTTAATCATTTTAGACGCTGATGCAATATCTGAACTTCAAATATTTTCAAGATAGGAGCAATTCTAATAAATAATAAATATTTTCGCTTACATTTTATGCGCTTCGTTAAGTTTATTGTTGGCTTATTTCCTACCGGTATTAAAGTTAGGATGAGAAAACAATTATGGCTTCACAATCTATATAGTAAAAGTTTACAACGTTCTGGGTTATTTTACGGTTTCCCATCGCCAGATAAATTGCAAAAGTTATATGTCAAAAATATAAGCTTGCAAACTACAGAGCTGCAAAAATTCACCGGAAAAGGTAATGAACTTGTCAATATTGTTATCATTTTATCTGGGGATATGGAACGTGACTTAAAGAGTATTCTGAGTCTCGACAAGGTAAATTTGATTAACACTATTTATCTTGTTGGAGAAAGCTCTTCTATCTTGCATTTAGAAAAGACAGCTAAAATTTCTGATTTTAAAATTAAAATAGAAAATATAAACCTAGTCGGGAAAAAAAATTCTTATTCACTATTAGTTATTAGAAGTGGCGATGTTTTACATCTGAACGCTATTGCAGCGTTTCAACATTATTCATTTAAAAATAATTTCCAGGAATCGGTATTTTATTGTGATTGTGATTATTTGGATGCAAAAGGGCAACGACATAAAGCTGAGTTTTATCCTGACTGGAATCCTGATCTGCAGTTGTCTAGTGGATATATTAAGACCGGGTTATTTGTTTCTGGACAAAATCTTGTTGAGAATTTTATTAATTTTATAAACCATATAGAGTTAGATGGTGCTTTGTCATTGTGGTTGGCTTCTCTTTATTTAACCGATACAGACTTTAAAATGGTTCATTTACCTTTTACTTTGGTTCATCAAAATACGGTGTATTCACCTGATTGGTTTAAGTGTTTACAAGTGTTGGATTTTGATCGGTTTACCATAAAAAAAGGGGTGGAAAAAAGCGTTGTTAAATTAGGTTGGAACAAAAATGTTTTACCTTTAATCTCTTTGATTATACCAACGAAAAATGCCAAATCATTAGTAAAAACTTGTATTGAGTCAATATTAGATAACACTACCTACGTTAATTATGAGATTTTATTGATTGATAATAATTCTGACGACCCAGAAGCCATTGCCTACTTCAGTTATATGGGTAAACATCCGAAAATTAGAATCTTATCTTATCCTCATTCGTTTAATTATTCAGCGATAAATAATTTTGCGGCTCAGCATGCAAAAGGAGACGTCATTGGGCTGGTCAATAATGATATTGAGGTAGTAACCCCTGAATGGTTGACCTACATGGTAGGCAATGTGGTACGGGACGATATTGGATGTGTAGGCGCGAAATTGATGTATCCTGATAATCGGATTCAACATGCTGGTGTTATAATGGGGTACGGAGGTGGTGCTGGACATGCACATAAGTATTTTCCTCGGTACCACACAGGATATTTAAATCGTTTAGTCGCCACACATAATTTCAGTGTGGTAACAGCCGCTTGCTTATTGGTTAAAAAATCCGATTATCTTGCTGTCGGAGGACTAAATGAAAATGATCTTGCTGTGGCTTTTAATGATGTGGATTTTTGTTTGCGAGTTTTACAACTTGGCCGTAGAAATTTATATTGCGCTGAAGCTATATTATATCATCATGAATCTGTTTCCCGAGGACTTGATGATACACACATAAAAAGAGAAAGGTTTGAACAAGAATTAACATATATCCAAAAAAAGTGGTCAGACTATATTGCCCATGATCCTGCCTATAATCCTAATTTAACCTTAAAGCGCGAAAATTTTTCTATCAAAGAGTAGGTTATATTGTTCGATGAAAACAACTTTCGATTATATCGATAAAGAAAATGTAGATATGATGTTATCTGCGAGTATTTGTGAGCTTAAGTATGCGACTGTCATTCCAATGATGCTTGGAAGTAAGCCTGATGAGATAAAGGGCGGAGTTATGCATTCAAGTATGGAATTGAAGTTTCACCAGTACCGTGGTGCTGCAGTCAACAAGAAGCAACAGTCTTTAGATTTGGTGACTGATTTAGGTTTTATCTCCTCAAAAAGTAGGTGTTATTTAAGCTTAAAAGGTACTTTTCTGTATGGTGGTCCTATTTTCAACAATTTTGGGCATTTTTTAGCTGAATGTATCCATCGATGCTGGGCTTTAGATTATGCGGAAAGCCAATTAGGGGTGAAAATTGATAAAGTATTATTTACGCCTCAAGTTAACCCATCATTTTCCTTTTTTTATAGTAAAATATATCATTTACCTCCTGTGTATTTAGAGGTTTTAAATTACCTTGGGATCCCTAAGCATAAAATTCGATGTGTGTTTTCACCGAAAACCTATGAAAAATTAATAGTTCCTCAACAAGCCAGTTTTTTTAGAGCGAAACAACCCGTTTCAAAAACTTACCTTAACTTTTTGGATAGATGTGAAGCTAAAAATGTAAATTCGATAAAGCAACGTTTATATAAAAAAGTGTATGTTAGTCGTAAGTATTTTGCACTTCGTGGTGCCTTCGCCGGAGAGTGTTATATAGAGGACTTTCTTATAAAAAATGGATTTCACATTTTTTATCCAGAACAACACTCTATTTTAACGCAGCTAAATATGTATAAGGGTGCACAGGAAATTATTTTTGCAGAAGGTGCAGCGTTACACATTTTAGAACTATTCGGACATGTGAATGCCCATATTTCTGTTTTATGTCGGCGAAGATTATGTCCTGAAGTCTTTCATTCCATTCTTAGTCCTAGAGTGAAATTTTTAACTTTTATGGCTGAAGTTGAGACTCTTCCGTCTTTATTCTTTCCTGATAATAGTAAAAAAGCGGCTCATGGTTCAGCGTTAAGTATCTTAGATACACAATCTTTATTAACATTCTTGGAAAGAACTCATCATTTGAGTATTGAACTCTTTGAGCAAAATAAATATCTAGCATCGGTTAAGCAGGACTTAAATAGATATTTAACTTATTACATGAGTAAAATTAATAAAGGAGAGTCGAAGAAGTTAGAAGCAGTAAAAAGGTTTAAAGTAGTGATGGATAAATACTCACTGTAATATTTGGGGAGAATTAAAGAATAGTTTGTGCATATTTGATTTTATTTCTGAGTGGGGATCAACTCATATCAATAGATGCTGATTCAGATAGAGTGTAATTCTACTTAATCATTATAATTATTGCCTATATAAATGTAGTACTTGGGAGGACAGTGAAAAAGTTGCTATACTGCAGCGCTTTTTTGATGGCTCTAGGTTTTTCAGTTCTGTTAATTATTCAACAAGGTTTCACTTAATTTGATAAATCAATTTACACTCATGTCTGAGGTTCACATACAACCATCAGTTGATGCTGTTGTCGCCATGGGGGTTTATATTGGCGATAAACCTTTGTGGGTTGAGCAAGCCGTGAATAGTTTGGTTTACCAAACTTATAAAAAACATGTTATCGCAATTGTTATCGATGGTGATGTTTCGGATGAAATACTGACCTTCCTAGTTGATATATCAAAGAAGACAGATAATATCTTATTGATTAAAAATGATGCTAATCGGGGATTAAGTGTCTGTATGAACTATGTTGTTGATTGGACGCTTGCAAATTTTAAGTCTGCTAAATATTTTTTTCGCATGGATGCCGATGACATCTCCGAACCTAACAGACTGGAAAAGCAGATTCATTTTTTACAAAAACATGCAAAAATTTCTATTTTGGGTAGCGGGTTGACAGAGGTCAATGAATTAGGTGAAAAAGTTGGTCAAAGAAAACTGCCTAAAAAACATAGTGAAATCATGAGGTTTTTACCAAAACGATGTTCGATAAATCACCCAACAGTCGCTATACGCATGAGTGTTTTTGAAAAAGGTTTTCGTTATAGGGAAAATTTTATGAATACTCAGGATTATTTCTTCTGGGTTGACCTAGCTGCAGCCGGTTTTAAATTTGCCAATTTAAGTGATAAATTACTCAAATTTAGACGAGTCAATGATTTCTACAAAAGGCGTGGCTTAAGTAAATCTATTAATGAATTTAAAGCTCGTTTTTACGCAATGAGAGTGCTAAAACGCTACAGTCTAGGTAATGTTTTTTATGCTTTTGTAGTATTAACACTAAGATTAATGCCAGCACGTATAGTTAAAATAGCGTATAAAGTAGATCGATATTTTTTGAACAAAGGCGTAATTCACGATTGATCGGCGCGACTATAATTTTATACAAACCTGAGTTGACTCAAACTTTACCTTTAATATTAAGTGTTTTAGAGCAAGTTGATGTGCTGAGTATTGTTGATAACTCGCCGGTGCCTACCGAACTTTCTCTAGTTCATGACAAGTTGCATTACCATCATTTTCCAAACAATATTGGTATTGCTGCCGCCCACAATATTGGACTTAGAGATTTAAAAGCAGCTGATTGCGAATACGGTATTTTACTTGATCAAGATAGTTCAATAGATGATGATTTTGCCTTTCGCTTATCGTCTTTAATGGTAGCTTCTCGTATTGAGAAAAGACCCTTGGTTGCAATTGGGCCTAGAATTATTTGCTCATTTACAGATAAAACAGTGAAACCTCGTGTACAGCGAGAAATTTCAGTTTATGAAGATTTAGTTTGTGTCACACAAATTATTTCCTCTGGAATGATGATTGATCTGTCTAAGTTAGACAGGATTGGTTTTAAAGATGAATCATTATTTATAGATGGCGTTGACCATGAGTGGTGCTGGCGAGCTAAGCAGCTTAATCAGTTGGTTGCTATCGCTGAAAAAGTAGAAATGGTTCATCAACTGGGAGATGCTCGGCATAAATTTGCTGGGGTAACTTATAAAGTAGGCTCGCCTATTCGTCTATATTATCAATTTCGCAATATATTGATTTTAAGTCGCAGAGGTTATGTGCCATGGTATTGGAAATCTCGAAACCTTATGTGCATGCCAATCCGCTTTTTTGCTAACGCCTTTTTGCAAACTAATAGGCTGATGCGTATAAAATTTATGTGCTGTGGGGTTATTGATGGGCTACTAAAGCGTGATGGGTCATTCCATGAAAATTGGTAACGTTTTTTGTTTCTAACAAAATTAGAAGAAGTTGTCTTATCTGCTCCTAATTATTAATACTTTTCTAAATTAGATACTGTAGTAAAGGATGATAATTTTATCGCTTGTCAGAATAGCTAACCTGAGTCCTAGATAAGAAGTATCGTCCAATCTTAATTTATTATTATAATTTAAGAACTTAATAAAATGCACCCAATTCACTTCACCTAAATGCTTACTCGGTGACGAAATTTTTCGTGTATAGCAAGGCGGATTGCCTTACGTAATAACGTGTTATTGCTAGACAATCCAACGCCGCTAGGCACAAAAAGAGCGTTATCGAGAGGTTCGGCTTATCCAGTATTCAGGTTAGCTACACATTCACCATCAATTATGGCCTCGTCTTTAACCTCAATTGAATCTACTTTTCTGATTAACGATTAATTTTTCATCAGACCTGAAAGTTTAAATAGGATAAATTACCGTAGAGCAGCTTTTACTAGTAAGTCAGTCTACCTCAAAGGTCGATTCTTATAGCTCTCGCTAATAGAATTTTGTCATATTCATATGAAATAATGAATTTATCTGCTGACTACTTTATAATCCGCGCAGAGTAGGGCATTTATTTGAGTCAGGGCTTGTGTTTATAGGTGGTTTTTGCTCTTATTAAGCGTTTTCATGGCATAAAGAATGTTAGACCAAGAATTTATTAAGGAATTTTAGTTAAATGAAAGTAACGGTATTTGGAATTGGTTATGTTGGTTTAGTGCAAGCCGCTGTTATGGCTGAAGTGGGTCATGATGTAGTTTGTGTTGATGTTGATCAAAATAAAGTTGATAGATTAAAAGAAGGACATATTCCTATCTATGAACCTGGCTTAACGCCTTTGGTTACCTCTAACTATGAAGCTGGAAGAGTGGATTTTACTACTGATGCGGCATACGGCATTGAGCACGGAGAAGTTATTTTTATCGCTGTTGGAACGCCTCCTGATGAAGATGGTTCTGCGGATCTTAAGTATGTGTTGGCTGTAGCTGAAACAGTTGCGGATCACATGCAGTCTCATAAAATTATTATTAATAAGTCTACTGTGCCTGTGGGTACGGCGGATAAAGTGAGTGCCAAGGTAGCTGAAACCCTAGCTAAACATAATAAATCACTTACTTATGATGTGGTATCTAACCCTGAATTTCTAAAAGAAGGGGCGGCGGTTAATGACTGTATGCGTCCAGACCGTATTATTTTAGGTACCGACAGTGAAAGTGCAGAGAAAAAACTGCGTGAGCTGTATTCTCCTTTCAATCGTAACCATGACAAAATAATTGTGATGGATATTCGCAGTGCTGAGCTAACCAAGTATGCAGCTAACTGTATGTTGGCGACTAAAATCAGCTTTATGAACGAAATGTCTAACTTGGCAGAAGTATTCGGTGCTGATATCGAAAATGTTCGTCGTGGTATTGGTTCAGATCCTCGTATTGGGTATCAATTTATCTATCCTGGTTGTGGCTATGGCGGTTCGTGTTTCCCTAAAGATGTGCAAGCGCTCGCTCGTAGTGCAAGCCAAGCTGGTTACACAGCACAAATTCTTGAGTCAGTCGAAGCGGTTAACTACAAACAAAAAGAAAAATTATTTTCTTATATTTCTCGTCATTTTTCTGGCGACTTAAAAGGCAAGACGGTTGCGCTATGGGGACTTTCATTTAAACCCAATACAGATGATATGCGTGAGTCCTCAAGCCGAGTGTTAATGGAAGCTTTATGGGAAGCAGGCGCCAAAGTAAAAGCCTATGATCCAGAAGCGATGGAAGAAACCCAACGAATTTATGGTTCTCGCGATGAGTTGTCGTTGATGGGGACTAAAGAAGCCGCACTTGAAGGTGCTGATTTCTTAGTGATATGCACAGAATGGCAAGCTTTCAGAGCACCAGATTTTGAACTAATTAAAGAGAAACTGACTTATCCATTATTATTTGATGGGCGTAATTTATTTGAGCCTAAATTAATGATGGAATACGGATTGCACTATTACGCAATTGGTAGAGGTTTATCGGTTAAGGAGCAGTAAAATGGGACAAGTAAAAAAAGCAGTGATACCAGTTGCAGGTTTGGGAACCAGAATGTTGCCAGCCACTAAGGCAATTCCAAAAGAGATGTTACCTGTAGTAGACAAGCCACTTATTCAATATGTAGTTAGTGAATGTGTACAGGCAGGGATCAAAGAAATTATTTTGGTTACACATGCTAGTAAAAACAGCATCGAAAACCATTTTGATACAAGTTTTGAACTAGAAGCCACCCTAGAAAAAAGGGTTAAGCGTCAACTTCTAGAAGCTGTACAAGCCATTATACCTAAAGATGTGACTATTATGCATGTCCGTCAAGGCGTAGCTAAAGGATTAGGTCACGCAGTCTTGTGTGCACGTCCTATGGTTGGTGATGAACCTTTTGCAGTTGTGTTACCTGATGTCATTATTGATGAATACACCAGTAATCTGAAAAAAGATAACTTGGCAGATATGGTATCTAAATATAATACCAGTCGAGTAAGCCAGATTATGGTTGAAAGTGTGCCGCATGAAGAAGTGAATAAGTATGGTGTGGTTGACTTAGAAGGTTTAGATATTAAATCTGGCGAGTCGGGCAAAATTTACGGTATGGTTGAAAAGCCTGCTATAGAGGAAGCTCCATCTGATCTTGCTGTTGTTGGCCGTTATGTGCTTTCTGAAAAAATCTGGGACTTATTAGAGTTCACTCCTCCTGGAGCTGGTGACGAAGTTCAACTGACTGATGCCATCGCGTCTTTGATGAATATGGAACAAGTTGATGCTTATTACATGAAGGGCAGCAGCCATGATTGTGGTAGTAAGTTAGGTTATATGACCGCTAATGTAGAATATGCATTACGTCACCCAGAATTAGGCGCAGAATTTAAATCGTTTTTACAAGGTTTAAAACTCTAGTTATAGCCCTTAGTTTGCAAGATGCCGGAAGTACCTATTGTTCTAGGTACTTCCGATTTAGCTAACCTAAAGTTAATAGATTTCTAAATTTATTAATCATTTTTTTACCCACACCTTTTACATTGGCTAAATCATCTATCGACTTAAAATTACCATTTTTTTTACGGTAGTCGATAATAGCAGCGGCTTTTTTCTTTCCTACCCCAGGTAACGTGACCAACTGTTCTAATGACGCAGTGTTCAAGTTAATTTTATTTGATTGCATTTGGCTTGATGAAACTTTGGTTTTTGCTGGTTCAGCAATGGCCTGAGTGCTAGATAAGCCGAGCAATACTACGGAAAGTAAAATTATATGGATGTGTTTTTTCATAACTTAATTCCTTCTGATAGATTCCATTGTGATGCAATTACATCGAAATAAATGTAGTTCAGACTTTTTATTTGGTAAAGAAAAGTAATAAATTATCGTCAGAAAGTTACGAATAGAGTGGTGAAAAGGTGGAGGTATTATTGATGCTGAGTTCACAGATATTATTAATATCACCGGTTTTTAAGCCAAGTTCTAGTTTTGCCAATTCTATGTATTGCTCAGTTTCAGTACAGGTTTGTATATTAGTAAAGTACCTGTTTTTACTGATTGCCAGACTCAATCCCAATATATAACCAAGCTGTTTTTCTAATATTTTACTGTTAGCTAATTGTGGTGCATCAAATAGTTTAAGACTATTGATAATTAATTTATTTTGTTGCCATGCTTGTGCAAGAGTTACCCCGTCATTTTTAAGCGTTTGGTTGTCTTTTACATCGATTAAACTGACTAATTTATAATGTTGTTTTTGTCCGAGTGGCCAGTTAGTTAACTTTCTAATTGAAGGTAGAGTGAATAACCTTGATAGTAAAAAATATACGGCACTGCTGGCCACTCCCGTTGGTATGTTTTTAGCTTTGGCCTTGAGAGCCACTTTTTCTGCAATTTCAGCACATAAATGAGTGAAAGCTAAAAAAGACTTTTGTAATGGGAAATAATCCTGAGTAAGTCGTAAAAGCAAAGAGTATTCTAATAACAAATAACTAGTACGTTCGTAGCCAAGCATCGCTAAACCAAGCTGGGTAGAATCTATGTTTTGGTTTTTTCTATTTTGACTGCTTGCTTTTAATTGTAATTGTTGGATATATGCGGGCTCTTGTTCTATCGCTTTAGTGATGACAGAAATATCGGTGTCTATATTATTTAATTGATCTTGGATCACCAATAAAGACGATGGCGCTACTTTCATAGGTAAATGTTTTTCAAAAGGACTAACAGCTTGAATATATGGATTTTCCGTATAAAAATGTTCTAGTTTGCCATTCCACCATAGATCCAACTTTTTTAAGTTGTTGAGCGCTTGGTTTGCATAACTCCGAGATAAATTAGGTACTTCTATGACCTGTATTTGAGCTTTAGAGCGAGTCTCGTTTATCGGTTTAGTGACAACCCCGGATTGGCTTACAGATAAAATGATAAATAAATCACCTTGGCTTTGTTTGATAAAACTACCTGGTGGTGACAGGGTAGGGTAGACCATTAATGGCGTTAAATTTTTATACCAACTATCAGGACAGAGTAAACAAATTTGTTTAAAAGCCATAGCAAATTTTATAGGTTTAAATTTTTTATTAGGCGTGCATAACAGTGCTAATTTGATGGCTATGTAATTGATGCTCTGCATAATCGTAAATTGCGATAGTTTGGATGGTTTTACGACATGCATGTGAGGAAATATAGCGATACTAGATAACCAGATGTGTTGACTATTCTTGTTGAGTAATTGTTTAATACTTTTGCTATTTTTGATTTTGTTGGGCGGTGAAATATTATCTTCAACAGTGCTTAAGTAAAAGTCACGGATACTATCTTGTTGGCTAGCTAATAGACTAATACTGGCAGACATTAGTTGTATAGTTAT
The sequence above is a segment of the Paraglaciecola sp. L3A3 genome. Coding sequences within it:
- a CDS encoding glycosyltransferase family 4 protein, with protein sequence MSSLLGKRILIISHGHPDIKKGGAEVASYNMYKELYARGEDVFYLAQSPKPPHGGTSFSGHNGAREILFHTKIEDGFLFSNFVSRSLWKEFRDMLKMLKPNVIHLHHYVTLGIEIIEEIKRTLPDAKIILTLHEYLAICHNKGLMVKTNGDLCYQSSPRNCADCFVEKSPADFFLREKYIKRLFENVHTFISPSYFLKARYVEWGIEESRICVIENGQPVSSNIEPSFKEDSKKVRFAFFGQLNPNKGIELLLQAVNLLPLSVKENMTLEIHGANLTLQSSVFQDKISQLLDELSDIVFNQGPYEQSELPLLLSKVDWVVVPSNWWENSPMVIQEAFQQKVPVIASNIGGMAEKVTHGKDGLHFQARSVVDLSQTIIFAIKNPLIRKRLVNSIETPLSIKGIVDKHIELYA
- a CDS encoding glycosyltransferase, whose translation is MRKQLWLHNLYSKSLQRSGLFYGFPSPDKLQKLYVKNISLQTTELQKFTGKGNELVNIVIILSGDMERDLKSILSLDKVNLINTIYLVGESSSILHLEKTAKISDFKIKIENINLVGKKNSYSLLVIRSGDVLHLNAIAAFQHYSFKNNFQESVFYCDCDYLDAKGQRHKAEFYPDWNPDLQLSSGYIKTGLFVSGQNLVENFINFINHIELDGALSLWLASLYLTDTDFKMVHLPFTLVHQNTVYSPDWFKCLQVLDFDRFTIKKGVEKSVVKLGWNKNVLPLISLIIPTKNAKSLVKTCIESILDNTTYVNYEILLIDNNSDDPEAIAYFSYMGKHPKIRILSYPHSFNYSAINNFAAQHAKGDVIGLVNNDIEVVTPEWLTYMVGNVVRDDIGCVGAKLMYPDNRIQHAGVIMGYGGGAGHAHKYFPRYHTGYLNRLVATHNFSVVTAACLLVKKSDYLAVGGLNENDLAVAFNDVDFCLRVLQLGRRNLYCAEAILYHHESVSRGLDDTHIKRERFEQELTYIQKKWSDYIAHDPAYNPNLTLKRENFSIKE
- a CDS encoding DUF563 domain-containing protein, with protein sequence MKTTFDYIDKENVDMMLSASICELKYATVIPMMLGSKPDEIKGGVMHSSMELKFHQYRGAAVNKKQQSLDLVTDLGFISSKSRCYLSLKGTFLYGGPIFNNFGHFLAECIHRCWALDYAESQLGVKIDKVLFTPQVNPSFSFFYSKIYHLPPVYLEVLNYLGIPKHKIRCVFSPKTYEKLIVPQQASFFRAKQPVSKTYLNFLDRCEAKNVNSIKQRLYKKVYVSRKYFALRGAFAGECYIEDFLIKNGFHIFYPEQHSILTQLNMYKGAQEIIFAEGAALHILELFGHVNAHISVLCRRRLCPEVFHSILSPRVKFLTFMAEVETLPSLFFPDNSKKAAHGSALSILDTQSLLTFLERTHHLSIELFEQNKYLASVKQDLNRYLTYYMSKINKGESKKLEAVKRFKVVMDKYSL
- a CDS encoding glycosyltransferase, whose amino-acid sequence is MINQFTLMSEVHIQPSVDAVVAMGVYIGDKPLWVEQAVNSLVYQTYKKHVIAIVIDGDVSDEILTFLVDISKKTDNILLIKNDANRGLSVCMNYVVDWTLANFKSAKYFFRMDADDISEPNRLEKQIHFLQKHAKISILGSGLTEVNELGEKVGQRKLPKKHSEIMRFLPKRCSINHPTVAIRMSVFEKGFRYRENFMNTQDYFFWVDLAAAGFKFANLSDKLLKFRRVNDFYKRRGLSKSINEFKARFYAMRVLKRYSLGNVFYAFVVLTLRLMPARIVKIAYKVDRYFLNKGVIHD
- a CDS encoding glycosyltransferase family 2 protein; its protein translation is MIGATIILYKPELTQTLPLILSVLEQVDVLSIVDNSPVPTELSLVHDKLHYHHFPNNIGIAAAHNIGLRDLKAADCEYGILLDQDSSIDDDFAFRLSSLMVASRIEKRPLVAIGPRIICSFTDKTVKPRVQREISVYEDLVCVTQIISSGMMIDLSKLDRIGFKDESLFIDGVDHEWCWRAKQLNQLVAIAEKVEMVHQLGDARHKFAGVTYKVGSPIRLYYQFRNILILSRRGYVPWYWKSRNLMCMPIRFFANAFLQTNRLMRIKFMCCGVIDGLLKRDGSFHENW
- a CDS encoding UDP-glucose/GDP-mannose dehydrogenase family protein, which translates into the protein MKVTVFGIGYVGLVQAAVMAEVGHDVVCVDVDQNKVDRLKEGHIPIYEPGLTPLVTSNYEAGRVDFTTDAAYGIEHGEVIFIAVGTPPDEDGSADLKYVLAVAETVADHMQSHKIIINKSTVPVGTADKVSAKVAETLAKHNKSLTYDVVSNPEFLKEGAAVNDCMRPDRIILGTDSESAEKKLRELYSPFNRNHDKIIVMDIRSAELTKYAANCMLATKISFMNEMSNLAEVFGADIENVRRGIGSDPRIGYQFIYPGCGYGGSCFPKDVQALARSASQAGYTAQILESVEAVNYKQKEKLFSYISRHFSGDLKGKTVALWGLSFKPNTDDMRESSSRVLMEALWEAGAKVKAYDPEAMEETQRIYGSRDELSLMGTKEAALEGADFLVICTEWQAFRAPDFELIKEKLTYPLLFDGRNLFEPKLMMEYGLHYYAIGRGLSVKEQ
- the galU gene encoding UTP--glucose-1-phosphate uridylyltransferase GalU, whose translation is MGQVKKAVIPVAGLGTRMLPATKAIPKEMLPVVDKPLIQYVVSECVQAGIKEIILVTHASKNSIENHFDTSFELEATLEKRVKRQLLEAVQAIIPKDVTIMHVRQGVAKGLGHAVLCARPMVGDEPFAVVLPDVIIDEYTSNLKKDNLADMVSKYNTSRVSQIMVESVPHEEVNKYGVVDLEGLDIKSGESGKIYGMVEKPAIEEAPSDLAVVGRYVLSEKIWDLLEFTPPGAGDEVQLTDAIASLMNMEQVDAYYMKGSSHDCGSKLGYMTANVEYALRHPELGAEFKSFLQGLKL
- a CDS encoding ComEA family DNA-binding protein produces the protein MKKHIHIILLSVVLLGLSSTQAIAEPAKTKVSSSQMQSNKINLNTASLEQLVTLPGVGKKKAAAIIDYRKKNGNFKSIDDLANVKGVGKKMINKFRNLLTLG